The DNA segment AATCGTGGAGGAGCCAAAGCCAACGATATCTTCTGCCTCATCCGCCATATCCAGCAGGAAGTCCAAGAACGCTGGTCAATCTTGTTAGAGCCAGAAGTCAAAATGCTGGGTGAATTTCAGGCGGCGTGAGGGATTTGGGATTGGGGACTGATACAGAAAAAAGAAAATAGTTCTTGTTCTGAATCTTTCTCTCAACTGTATCCAGTCCCTAAAAGCTAATCTCCAATACCCAGTCCCTAAAGTTTTGGTAAAAAAAGAGGCAAACTGCCCACCACATCTATAATTGAATTTGATTTGTTATTCAACGCACACGCGGACTATCAATTATGACAGGAAAAGGACAAGGATTTGGCTTCGGCTTGGGAAAAATGAAAGAACTGGCCGAAGCTTTCAAAAAAGCACAGCAAGTTCAAGAAGGTGCAAAACGACTCCAAGAAGAATTGGAGCAAATGGAAATTCAGGGAGAAGCTGGCGGCGGCCTAGTGAAGGTGATTGTCAGTGGCAACCAAGAACCAAAGCGAGTAGAAATTTCCCCAGATGCTTTAGCACAGGGGGCAGATTTACTTTCCGACTTGGTAACAGCTGCAATGAAAGATGCTTATATCAAGTCTACAGCTACAATGCGAGAACGCATGGAAGACTTAACCAGTGGGTTGGAACTACCTGGATTTTAGCCATTAGTCATTAGTCATTAGTCGATGGTCAATAGTCAACAAATTTGGAGACTATAGACTTTGGACTACTGACTTTTGACTTTGTCTGAGGTAATTTTTCTACTTTTATAAACTGTTATAATCATGAGTCCGTTGGCGTTACTCTTCCCTGCAAAATGCTCCGCGAATGCTCGCCAACTCGAAGATTACTAAGAATTAAGAATTATTACTTATGCCTTACAAACTGCTGTTTGTCTGCTTGGGGAATATCTGTCGCTCACCATCGGCAGAAAATATTATGAACCATCTGATTGAGCAGGCAGGTTTAAGTGAGCGTATCATTTGTGACTCGGCTGGTACTTCTAGCTATCACATTGGTAGTTCACCTGACCGACGGATGAGTGCTGCTGCTGTTACAAAGTTAGGAATTAAACTGCGCGGACAGGCCAGACAATTTGTAAAATCTGATTTTCAAGAATTTGATCTGATCCTAGCTATGGATCGAGACAACTATGACAACATTATTTCACTTGACCCCACTGGAAAGTATCACAACAAAGTAACTTTAAT comes from the Nostoc sp. PCC 7120 = FACHB-418 genome and includes:
- a CDS encoding YbaB/EbfC family nucleoid-associated protein, with the translated sequence MTGKGQGFGFGLGKMKELAEAFKKAQQVQEGAKRLQEELEQMEIQGEAGGGLVKVIVSGNQEPKRVEISPDALAQGADLLSDLVTAAMKDAYIKSTATMRERMEDLTSGLELPGF
- a CDS encoding low molecular weight protein-tyrosine-phosphatase, with the protein product MPYKLLFVCLGNICRSPSAENIMNHLIEQAGLSERIICDSAGTSSYHIGSSPDRRMSAAAVTKLGIKLRGQARQFVKSDFQEFDLILAMDRDNYDNIISLDPTGKYHNKVTLMCEFCSRHNLKEVPDPYYGGTEGFNQVIDLLVDACEGLLQHITSQQLEA